A single window of Granulicella mallensis MP5ACTX8 DNA harbors:
- the mdcH gene encoding malonate decarboxylase subunit epsilon has protein sequence MNIGLLFPGQGSQRPQMLHDLVQHPVVDETLAEISEVLGHDVRSLDSKDALRSPVSVQLAIFAAGVSTARALQRSGVRPLAVAGLSIGAFSAAVVSEAIELSDAVRLVRSRAEQMEHLYPTGYGLAAIVGLSEAQVIKLVAAESTPAHPVFVGNINAPRQIVIAGSVEAMKAVLEKALLQGARKAELLDVPVPSHCPLLQPIADSLHAQLEAISVQDPKVIYIANVNARAVRTAKGVAKDLADNIAHGVRWHDATSVAQELGCELFLQLPPGHTLRDLALENLPNIKANAITPDNFDKLLHLAMS, from the coding sequence ATGAATATAGGATTGCTCTTCCCAGGCCAGGGATCGCAAAGGCCGCAGATGCTTCATGATCTCGTCCAGCATCCCGTTGTTGATGAAACCCTGGCAGAGATAAGCGAGGTTCTGGGGCACGATGTTCGGAGCTTGGATTCCAAGGATGCCTTGCGCTCTCCTGTTTCCGTTCAACTGGCTATCTTTGCAGCAGGAGTTTCTACCGCGCGAGCCCTGCAGCGGAGCGGTGTGCGTCCACTCGCTGTGGCGGGGCTTTCCATCGGTGCTTTCTCAGCCGCCGTCGTGTCTGAGGCGATTGAACTCTCTGATGCAGTACGGCTGGTGCGCTCGCGAGCTGAACAGATGGAACATCTGTACCCGACGGGATATGGATTGGCGGCCATCGTCGGGCTCAGCGAGGCGCAGGTGATCAAGCTGGTCGCCGCAGAGAGCACTCCGGCGCATCCGGTGTTTGTGGGGAACATCAATGCTCCCAGGCAAATTGTGATTGCCGGTTCCGTTGAAGCGATGAAAGCAGTGTTGGAGAAAGCCCTATTGCAAGGGGCGAGGAAGGCAGAGCTGCTGGATGTGCCGGTTCCCTCCCACTGCCCGCTCTTGCAGCCCATCGCCGACTCACTCCACGCGCAGTTGGAGGCGATCTCGGTTCAAGATCCGAAGGTGATCTATATCGCAAATGTGAATGCACGGGCTGTGCGCACTGCGAAGGGCGTAGCCAAAGATCTGGCCGACAATATCGCCCACGGAGTGCGCTGGCATGACGCTACTAGTGTTGCGCAGGAGCTCGGTTGCGAGCTGTTTCTCCAGTTGCCGCCCGGTCACACCCTGAGGGATCTGGCCCTGGAGAACCTTCCTAATATCAAAGCGAATGCGATCACGCCGGACAACTTCGACAAGTTGTTGCATCTTGCCATGAGTTGA
- a CDS encoding malonate decarboxylase holo-ACP synthase, which produces MAGAIDEAPQVHDLLLLSSGRVHPACMAEPPWVQTAMKHSPWVVVRRVNAPVGKVAVGVRGTDRSQRWGGFVDMADVALIKRPLQLRVSLAHDSRRSVPALKTLALVERELADIDLSWGPVGSVGFELATGDHVITEASDLDLALFAPQKIDHAIARDLWDTLSSLPAKVDVRIETPYCGFSLEEYALRRSAKILIRTPDGQQLVEDPWDIADEGRLK; this is translated from the coding sequence ATGGCAGGCGCAATCGATGAGGCACCGCAAGTACACGATCTTCTGCTTCTGAGCTCAGGAAGAGTTCATCCCGCGTGCATGGCCGAACCCCCGTGGGTACAGACGGCGATGAAGCACAGTCCGTGGGTCGTTGTGCGGCGGGTAAACGCACCGGTTGGCAAGGTGGCTGTCGGAGTTCGAGGGACTGACAGGAGTCAACGATGGGGCGGTTTCGTGGATATGGCAGATGTGGCCCTGATCAAGCGACCGCTCCAACTGCGCGTCTCCCTTGCCCATGACTCTCGCAGGTCGGTTCCGGCACTCAAGACTCTCGCTCTCGTTGAGAGGGAACTGGCGGACATTGATTTAAGTTGGGGGCCAGTCGGCAGCGTTGGTTTTGAACTAGCTACCGGCGATCACGTGATTACGGAAGCCAGTGACCTCGATCTTGCGCTCTTCGCTCCGCAGAAGATAGATCATGCAATCGCTCGCGATCTATGGGATACCTTGAGTTCCTTGCCTGCGAAGGTTGATGTACGCATCGAAACTCCATATTGCGGGTTTTCGCTTGAGGAGTATGCCCTTCGCCGATCCGCGAAGATTCTGATTCGCACGCCTGATGGGCAGCAACTCGTTGAAGACCCTTGGGACATAGCGGATGAAGGTCGCTTGAAATGA
- a CDS encoding AEC family transporter encodes MTTVLLDALVPIFVGLLLGYLAGRRGLMDNVNVRNLIVLVMNFAIPCALFSTILRTSRADLEQQIPTALMITLVFTALYAASYIWARQSLKLSVSDASVLALTIGFPNSAAVALPLFAASYGSASSVTAALSIAVGAITISPLTVALLEADKQSQGAGISLGNVLRSFVRALARPVVWAPALALVGAYFGVHLPSYANRTLMTLGSAATGSALILTGVVVSAQRFRFNKAVLWTTVAILLVQPLFALGMTLLFHMSRDHVRDITIISAIPGGFFGLVFGKSFDATPETASSGLIASYGAGWLTLAVWMLVMAKYF; translated from the coding sequence ATGACCACTGTTCTTCTCGACGCACTCGTTCCAATCTTCGTCGGCCTGCTGTTGGGGTACCTGGCAGGCCGGCGAGGCCTCATGGATAACGTGAATGTCCGCAACCTGATCGTGCTGGTCATGAACTTCGCGATCCCCTGTGCCTTGTTTTCAACCATCCTTCGAACCTCTAGAGCAGATCTGGAACAACAGATTCCAACGGCTCTGATGATCACGCTTGTGTTCACCGCGCTCTATGCGGCGAGTTATATATGGGCGCGGCAATCGCTTAAGCTGTCGGTCTCCGATGCTTCGGTACTGGCTCTTACGATCGGATTTCCGAACTCGGCCGCTGTTGCGCTGCCTCTGTTCGCCGCATCGTATGGTTCGGCGTCCTCTGTTACGGCAGCGCTTTCCATTGCAGTTGGTGCTATTACGATCTCCCCACTGACAGTGGCGCTTCTTGAAGCAGATAAGCAGTCGCAGGGAGCCGGGATCAGCCTTGGAAATGTGCTGCGTAGTTTTGTCCGGGCTCTCGCCCGACCGGTCGTATGGGCTCCAGCCCTGGCGCTGGTGGGCGCTTACTTCGGTGTGCATCTGCCGAGTTACGCGAACCGCACCCTCATGACTCTCGGAAGTGCGGCAACAGGTTCCGCGCTCATTCTTACGGGTGTGGTTGTTTCAGCGCAACGGTTTCGCTTCAACAAGGCGGTGCTTTGGACAACCGTAGCCATTCTCTTGGTCCAACCGCTCTTTGCTCTCGGTATGACTCTTCTCTTCCATATGAGCCGCGATCATGTTCGAGACATCACGATTATCAGCGCCATTCCAGGTGGCTTCTTTGGTTTGGTCTTCGGGAAAAGTTTTGATGCGACACCTGAGACCGCCAGTTCCGGATTGATTGCTTCCTATGGCGCGGGATGGCTTACGCTAGCGGTATGGATGCTGGTGATGGCGAAGTACTTTTGA
- the mdcE gene encoding biotin-independent malonate decarboxylase subunit gamma has translation MSEHVGLRGRAWFQTLTGKNEPLAGDPGSVLVSNSLLGSETSLFLCVVPNPESRFPCVRDGQVGLEEAYTLATRVREAIAEDRDKPKAEKRPIIAIVDVKSQAYGRREETAGIFLAAATSADAYASARMAGHPVISLVAGHAFSGGFLTHGYQANRILAFDDAGIVIHAMHKEAAARITRRSVAELERLGHEIAPMSYDVKDYAKLGLLYKLLHVENPLQPTASEIETVKQALVEAIQDARAGSTDLGNRLESDAAKQTRKASIAVRAMLEAQWQNA, from the coding sequence ATGAGCGAACATGTAGGATTGCGCGGAAGAGCCTGGTTTCAGACTCTGACCGGAAAGAATGAGCCGCTGGCAGGTGATCCGGGCTCTGTACTCGTCTCGAACAGTCTATTGGGCAGCGAGACCAGCTTGTTTCTTTGTGTCGTGCCGAATCCGGAGAGCCGGTTCCCCTGTGTGCGGGACGGGCAGGTAGGTTTGGAGGAGGCTTATACGCTGGCCACGCGAGTGCGTGAAGCGATCGCGGAAGACCGCGATAAGCCGAAGGCCGAAAAGCGTCCGATCATTGCGATCGTCGATGTTAAAAGCCAGGCCTACGGCCGTCGCGAAGAGACAGCAGGAATCTTCCTGGCAGCAGCGACCTCGGCAGATGCCTATGCCTCCGCGAGGATGGCTGGGCATCCTGTCATCAGCCTGGTCGCAGGGCACGCCTTCTCCGGTGGCTTTCTTACCCATGGCTATCAAGCGAACCGTATTCTTGCCTTCGACGATGCAGGTATCGTCATTCACGCCATGCACAAAGAGGCGGCAGCAAGAATCACAAGACGATCCGTGGCAGAGCTCGAGCGGCTCGGACACGAGATTGCTCCGATGTCGTATGACGTCAAGGACTACGCCAAGCTAGGCCTGCTCTACAAGCTGCTCCATGTAGAGAATCCTCTGCAGCCCACAGCGTCTGAGATCGAAACCGTGAAGCAGGCACTGGTTGAAGCTATTCAGGATGCACGAGCTGGATCGACTGATCTCGGTAATCGTCTTGAGTCCGACGCTGCAAAGCAGACGCGCAAGGCTAGTATTGCGGTCCGAGCCATGCTCGAAGCACAGTGGCAGAACGCCTAG